Below is a window of Chloroflexota bacterium DNA.
CGGTCCGCGGTGACGAATCGTCCCGGGCCGGCCACCCGTTGGCCGGCGATGTCGACCGTCCCGGTGTCCGGGGTCTCAAACCCGGCGATGATGCGCATCGCCGTCGTCTTGCCGCTGCCGCTCGGGCCGAGGAGAGCGACGATGCTCCCGGCCTCCGCCTCGAGGTCAAGGCTGTGCAGCGCAGGCGATTCGGCGCCGGGAAAGCGCTTCGACACGCCCTGGCACAGAACGGCGGGAACGTTCACCGTCCCCTCCTTGGCTCTCGGAGAATAAGAAATGCCGTTGGCACCGCGGAGACGGCCACCAACAGCAGGGCCGGCACCGCCGCCTGCGCGAAGAACGCCTCCTCAGCGGCGGCCCAGATCGACGTGGCCAGTGTGCCATAGCCAATGGGGCTCAGCAACAGCGTGGCCGGCAGCTCCTTCATTGCCGTCAGGAACACCAGTGCGCCGCCCGCCAGCATGCCGGGGAGCATCAGGGGCAGGGAAATGTGCCAGATGATGCCGAGCGGACTCTTGCCGAGGCCGTATGCCGCCTCGCCGAGCCGCGGGCTCACCTGCAGATATGTCGCGCGCACCGCGCCCAAGGACTGGGGGAAGAAGAGGACGACGTAGGCGAACACCAGCAGGAAGAGAGTCTGGTAGAGGGGCGTCGCAAACCGAGCGCCAAAGAAGATCAGGGCAAGCGCGACGGCGATGCCCGGCAATGCGAAGCCCGTGTACGAGAGGCGCTCCACAACCCAGCTAAGCCGGCCGGGAAAGCGCAGCGTAAACATGACGACGGGCACGGCAGCGACCACGGCGACGATTGCGGCCAGGCCGGAGGCGTACACGGAGTTGAGCGCGTTGCCCCACAGCAGCCTCACGGGCTCGCCCGCCGCGATACCCCGGATGGCCCAGAATGCCAGCAGCGACAGCGGCGCAGCCAGCGATAGGGCCGTCACGATTGCCGCGAAGCCAAAGGCGGGCCACTTAAGCCGCCCCAGCTCCACGAGCGACGTGGGCCGCGCCGCGCCCGTGGCGGCCCGGTAGTAGCGCGAGCGACCCCGCGCCTGCGCCTCGAGGACCACCAAGCCGAGCGCCACGGCGATCATCACCAGGGAGAGCGCGGCGGCCAAAGCTCGATTGAAGGCGGTCTCGTATTGCAGAAAGATGGCCCACGTGAAGGTTT
It encodes the following:
- a CDS encoding iron ABC transporter permease, encoding MQAVEPQSGNALTRLIGMGGAPNRQRRPPFVFWAPALLVSLAMVLPLVYLVERSLDGGGEVVDLLLRQRTLEILYRSAVLVAVVTVASALIAVPLAWLTVRTDLPLRRFWSVVTVLPLVIPSYVGAFLLVVALGPRGMLHGLLERFVDIDRLPDISGLVGAALALTLLSFPYTLLSVRASLWGQDPALEEMSRALGNGRWRTLWRVTLPLLRPSIAAGSLLVALYTLSDFGAVSLLRYETFTWAIFLQYETAFNRALAAALSLVMIAVALGLVVLEAQARGRSRYYRAATGAARPTSLVELGRLKWPAFGFAAIVTALSLAAPLSLLAFWAIRGIAAGEPVRLLWGNALNSVYASGLAAIVAVVAAVPVVMFTLRFPGRLSWVVERLSYTGFALPGIAVALALIFFGARFATPLYQTLFLLVFAYVVLFFPQSLGAVRATYLQVSPRLGEAAYGLGKSPLGIIWHISLPLMLPGMLAGGALVFLTAMKELPATLLLSPIGYGTLATSIWAAAEEAFFAQAAVPALLLVAVSAVPTAFLILREPRRGR